The following proteins are co-located in the Agromyces laixinhei genome:
- a CDS encoding phosphate ABC transporter substrate-binding protein PstS: MNFKRFGVPVVVAVTAALALSSCASNEAGAAPEESASTLSGNLVGAGASSQDAAQRSWIAGFQTTNPDVTVDYDPSGSGAGRETFLEGASDFAGSDRAFKDEELAEGGFKKCAADSSIVELPLYISPIAVIFNLEGVDSLDLDAATIAGIFAGTITNWNDPAIAATNPDVTLPDLAITPVHRSDDSGTTENFTEYLGAAAADVWTWEADGVWPFEGGEAAQGTSGLVDAVGNGDGTIGYADASRAGDLGTVAVKVGDEFVAYSPEAAAAIVDASPFAEGRAEGDLAIEIDRTSAEAGVYPIVLVSYLIACGQYEDPANVELVKGYLSYIASPEGQDVAAAEAGSAPISDTLREKITAAIDSIK, encoded by the coding sequence GTGAACTTCAAGCGTTTCGGCGTGCCCGTCGTCGTCGCCGTCACCGCGGCGCTCGCGCTCAGCTCCTGTGCCTCGAACGAAGCCGGAGCCGCCCCCGAGGAGTCGGCCTCGACGCTCTCGGGCAACCTCGTCGGCGCTGGCGCGTCCTCGCAGGATGCAGCCCAGCGGTCGTGGATCGCCGGCTTCCAGACCACGAACCCCGACGTCACCGTCGATTACGACCCCTCGGGCTCCGGTGCGGGTCGCGAGACGTTCCTCGAGGGCGCCAGCGACTTCGCCGGCTCCGACCGCGCGTTCAAGGACGAGGAGCTCGCCGAGGGCGGCTTCAAGAAGTGCGCCGCCGACTCGAGCATCGTCGAGCTGCCGCTCTACATCTCGCCGATCGCCGTGATCTTCAACCTCGAGGGCGTCGACTCGCTCGACCTCGACGCGGCGACCATCGCGGGCATCTTCGCCGGCACGATCACGAACTGGAACGACCCGGCGATCGCCGCGACGAACCCCGACGTGACCCTGCCCGACCTCGCGATCACGCCCGTGCACCGCTCGGACGACTCGGGCACCACCGAGAACTTCACCGAGTACCTCGGTGCAGCGGCCGCCGACGTGTGGACCTGGGAAGCCGACGGCGTCTGGCCGTTCGAGGGCGGCGAAGCCGCACAGGGCACTTCGGGTCTCGTCGACGCCGTGGGCAACGGTGACGGCACCATCGGCTACGCCGACGCCTCGCGCGCCGGTGACCTCGGCACCGTCGCGGTCAAGGTCGGCGACGAGTTCGTGGCGTACTCCCCCGAGGCAGCTGCCGCGATCGTCGACGCATCGCCGTTCGCCGAGGGCCGCGCCGAGGGCGACCTCGCCATCGAGATCGACCGCACCTCGGCAGAGGCCGGCGTCTACCCGATCGTGCTCGTGAGCTACCTCATCGCGTGCGGCCAGTACGAGGACCCGGCGAACGTCGAGCTCGTCAAGGGGTACCTGTCGTACATCGCAAGCCCCGAGGGCCAGGATGTCGCTGCGGCCGAGGCCGGTTCGGCCCCGATCTCGGACACGCTCCGCGAGAAGATCACGGCTGCGATCGACTCGATCAAGTAG
- a CDS encoding aminodeoxychorismate lyase, giving the protein MPETVTLLIEPVPAVEVAPDLAATMREVDAVAPALRVGELSTQRGDGVFETLAVIDGHAQETGPHLERLRNSALICDLPEPNLAQWRAAIDRAVAALPGNGEWALKLVLSRGVEHGPAPTAWLHAARANDFTAVREHGVAAVTLDRGFAHDAAERAPWLLLGAKTLSYATNMAALREARRRGADDAIFVSSDGYVMEGPTSSVILRHGEVYSTPAPSGAILHGTTQQSLFEHLAATGRATAYRDIPIAELGTADAIWLVSSVRLAVGVTRLDGASVAYDAAETRAFDDYLRSPRD; this is encoded by the coding sequence ATGCCCGAGACCGTGACCCTGCTCATCGAACCCGTGCCCGCCGTCGAGGTCGCCCCCGACCTCGCCGCCACGATGCGCGAGGTCGATGCCGTCGCTCCGGCGTTGCGTGTGGGAGAGCTGTCGACGCAGCGCGGTGACGGCGTGTTCGAGACGCTCGCCGTCATCGACGGGCACGCGCAGGAGACCGGCCCGCACCTCGAGCGCCTGCGCAACTCGGCGCTCATCTGCGACCTGCCCGAACCGAATCTCGCGCAGTGGCGCGCAGCGATCGACCGAGCGGTCGCAGCACTGCCCGGCAACGGCGAGTGGGCGCTGAAGCTCGTGCTGAGCCGCGGCGTCGAGCACGGGCCGGCGCCGACGGCCTGGTTGCATGCCGCGCGCGCCAACGACTTCACCGCGGTGCGCGAGCACGGTGTCGCCGCGGTGACCCTCGATCGCGGCTTCGCGCACGACGCCGCCGAACGGGCTCCGTGGCTCCTGCTCGGCGCCAAGACCCTGAGCTATGCCACGAACATGGCCGCGCTCCGCGAAGCGCGCCGGCGCGGTGCCGACGACGCGATCTTCGTCTCGTCAGACGGATACGTCATGGAGGGGCCGACGTCGAGCGTGATCCTTCGGCACGGTGAGGTGTACTCGACGCCGGCGCCGTCGGGCGCGATCCTGCACGGCACGACGCAGCAGAGCCTCTTCGAGCACCTCGCCGCGACCGGGCGGGCCACGGCGTACCGCGACATCCCGATCGCCGAACTCGGCACAGCCGATGCGATCTGGCTCGTGTCGAGCGTGCGGCTCGCCGTCGGGGTCACGCGGCTCGACGGGGCATCCGTCGCCTACGACGCAGCCGAGACGCGAGCGTTCGACGACTACCTGCGCTCGCCGCGCGACTGA
- a CDS encoding YgfZ/GcvT domain-containing protein, translated as MTASPFLGLSGAVAAEGVDTGVAGHYGNPIVEQRRLERGDAVVDLSGRGVVTVTGPDRLTWLHSMASQSLARLQPGDCVEALLLDASGRVEHAVHVIDDGETSWLIVEGDEAGPLAAFLDRMRFMLRVEVADASDEVAVLGAMSTSALDAAAPALAPTGVALDWVDPWAQPRPGGHQYARDSGHPASDWHWIERIVPRTALAEAAAAVRAGTVEAAGSMAAEALRVAAWRPRFATEVDERTIPHEVDWLRSAVDLGKGCYKGQETVAKVLNLGRPPRRLVLLHLDGSDTVLPAPGDEVVGEKVRPEPADGALPERKVVGRVTTAAMHHELGPVALAVVKRAVPADLPLIVLSHGIEVAAAQVEIVPADAGAAVEVPRLPRLGVHKG; from the coding sequence ATGACCGCGTCGCCGTTCCTCGGGCTTTCCGGCGCGGTCGCGGCCGAAGGGGTCGACACGGGCGTCGCCGGCCACTACGGCAACCCGATCGTCGAACAGCGCCGCCTCGAGCGCGGCGACGCGGTCGTCGATCTCTCCGGCCGCGGGGTCGTGACCGTGACCGGCCCAGACCGATTGACGTGGCTGCACTCCATGGCCAGCCAGTCGCTGGCTCGCCTGCAGCCGGGCGATTGCGTCGAGGCGCTGCTGCTCGACGCCTCGGGCCGGGTCGAGCACGCGGTGCACGTGATCGACGACGGCGAGACGAGCTGGCTCATCGTCGAGGGTGACGAAGCCGGTCCGCTCGCCGCCTTCCTCGACCGTATGCGGTTCATGCTCCGTGTCGAGGTCGCCGACGCGAGCGACGAGGTCGCGGTGCTCGGCGCGATGTCGACGTCGGCACTGGATGCCGCGGCGCCGGCGCTCGCTCCGACGGGGGTGGCCCTCGACTGGGTCGACCCCTGGGCGCAGCCCCGCCCCGGCGGTCACCAGTACGCCCGAGACTCCGGCCACCCGGCATCCGACTGGCACTGGATCGAACGCATCGTGCCGCGCACCGCGCTCGCCGAGGCGGCCGCGGCTGTTCGCGCGGGCACGGTCGAGGCGGCGGGATCGATGGCCGCCGAGGCGCTGCGGGTCGCCGCCTGGCGCCCGCGGTTCGCGACCGAGGTCGACGAGCGCACCATCCCGCACGAGGTCGACTGGCTGCGCAGCGCCGTCGACCTCGGCAAGGGGTGCTACAAGGGCCAGGAGACGGTCGCGAAGGTGCTGAACCTCGGCCGCCCGCCGCGCCGGCTCGTGCTCCTCCACCTCGACGGCAGTGACACCGTGCTGCCGGCGCCTGGCGACGAGGTCGTCGGCGAGAAGGTGCGCCCCGAGCCCGCCGATGGCGCCCTGCCCGAGCGCAAGGTCGTGGGCCGCGTCACGACGGCGGCCATGCACCACGAACTCGGACCGGTCGCGCTTGCGGTCGTGAAACGCGCCGTGCCCGCCGACCTTCCGCTCATCGTGCTGAGCCACGGTATCGAGGTCGCAGCCGCGCAGGTCGAGATCGTGCCCGCTGATGCCGGGGCCGCCGTCGAGGTGCCGCGGCTGCCGCGTCTCGGCGTGCACAAGGGCTGA
- a CDS encoding RNA degradosome polyphosphate kinase: protein MTADSILDDRTSSDFDDDFEPFDLEGAPELEPERYLDREISWLAFNQRVLELAEDPRIPVLERANFLAIFASNLDEFFMVRVAGLKRRIDTGLAVPTNVGRSPHDVLSDISAKAHELQERHAAAYQQLVEPVLAESGIRIVAWSGLGDVEHEHLRSYFSKQIFPVLMPLAVDPAHPFPYISGLSLNLSVRVRNSRTGRQEFARVKVPQMLPRFVRVDPGESIEDARYVTLEDLIANHLGDLFPGMEIVEHHVFRVTRNEDVEIEEDETENLIKALEKELLRRRFGPPIRLEITDDMDDVTLGLLVRELDVTEQEVFRLPAPLDLGGLFDLSRLDRPELHYPTHVPTTAQQLQPSDSNLRADLFTAISRQDVLLHHPYESFATSVQAFLEQAAADPDVLAIKQTLYRTSGDSPIVEALIDAAESGKQVLALVEIKARFDEQANISWARKLEKAGVHVVYGLVGLKTHCKLALVIRQEKGGLRHYSHIGTGNYNPKTSRIYEDLGLLTADDQVGKDLTRLFNELSGYAIEKKFKRLLVAPLHLRKGLLKLIAGEIANAEAGRPCGIRIKVNSIVDEAIIDALYRASNAGVPVEVWVRGICSLRPGIPGLSENITVRSILGRYLEHSRIFSFVNDGDPQVYIGSADMMHRNLDRRVEALVRLNDPAHLAEIASLFDLAMAETTSSWWLDGSGEWVRHATDEAGHPLDDMQNRLMQQIGQRTRSGQRPRSGPRR from the coding sequence ATGACCGCCGACAGCATCCTCGACGACCGCACGTCGAGCGACTTCGACGACGACTTCGAGCCGTTCGACCTCGAGGGCGCGCCCGAACTCGAGCCCGAACGCTACCTCGACCGCGAGATCAGCTGGCTCGCGTTCAACCAGCGCGTGCTCGAACTCGCCGAAGACCCGAGGATTCCCGTGCTCGAGCGGGCGAACTTCCTCGCGATCTTCGCCTCGAACCTCGACGAGTTCTTCATGGTGAGGGTGGCCGGGCTGAAGCGGCGCATCGACACCGGACTCGCGGTGCCCACCAACGTCGGCCGGTCGCCGCACGACGTGCTGAGCGACATCTCCGCCAAGGCGCACGAACTGCAGGAACGCCACGCGGCCGCCTACCAGCAGCTCGTCGAGCCGGTGCTCGCGGAGTCCGGCATCCGCATCGTCGCCTGGTCGGGGCTCGGCGACGTCGAGCACGAGCACCTGCGAAGCTACTTCTCGAAGCAGATCTTCCCCGTGCTGATGCCGCTCGCGGTCGACCCGGCGCACCCGTTCCCTTACATCTCCGGACTCTCGCTCAACCTCTCGGTGCGCGTGCGCAACAGCCGCACCGGCCGGCAGGAGTTCGCGCGCGTCAAAGTGCCGCAGATGCTGCCGCGCTTCGTCCGCGTCGATCCGGGCGAGTCGATCGAAGACGCCAGGTACGTCACGCTCGAAGACCTCATCGCCAACCACCTCGGCGACCTCTTCCCCGGCATGGAGATCGTCGAGCACCACGTGTTCCGCGTCACTCGCAACGAAGACGTCGAGATCGAAGAGGACGAGACCGAGAACCTGATCAAGGCGCTCGAGAAGGAGCTGCTCCGACGCCGGTTCGGCCCGCCCATCCGCCTCGAGATCACCGACGACATGGACGACGTGACGCTCGGCCTGCTCGTGCGCGAGCTCGACGTCACCGAGCAGGAGGTGTTCCGCCTCCCCGCACCGCTCGACCTCGGCGGACTGTTCGATCTCTCCCGCCTCGACAGGCCCGAGCTGCACTACCCGACGCACGTGCCGACCACCGCGCAGCAGTTGCAGCCGAGCGACTCGAACCTGCGCGCCGACCTGTTCACCGCGATCTCGCGCCAAGACGTCTTGCTGCACCACCCGTACGAGTCGTTCGCGACGAGCGTGCAGGCGTTCCTCGAGCAGGCCGCAGCCGACCCCGACGTGCTCGCCATCAAGCAGACCCTCTACCGCACCTCTGGCGACAGCCCCATCGTCGAGGCGCTCATCGACGCGGCGGAGTCGGGCAAGCAGGTGCTCGCCCTCGTCGAGATCAAGGCGCGCTTCGACGAACAGGCGAACATCTCGTGGGCGCGCAAGCTCGAGAAGGCCGGCGTGCACGTCGTCTACGGTCTCGTCGGGCTGAAGACCCACTGCAAGCTCGCCCTCGTGATCCGGCAGGAGAAGGGCGGCCTCCGCCACTACAGCCACATCGGCACCGGCAACTACAACCCCAAGACGAGCCGCATCTACGAAGACCTCGGACTGCTCACGGCCGACGACCAGGTGGGCAAAGACCTGACGCGGCTCTTCAACGAGCTCTCGGGCTATGCGATCGAGAAGAAGTTCAAGCGCCTGCTCGTTGCCCCGCTGCATCTGCGCAAGGGCCTGCTCAAGCTCATCGCCGGCGAGATCGCCAATGCCGAGGCCGGACGGCCCTGCGGCATCCGCATCAAGGTGAACTCGATCGTCGACGAGGCGATCATCGACGCCCTCTACCGCGCGTCGAACGCCGGCGTTCCGGTCGAAGTATGGGTGCGCGGAATCTGCAGCCTTCGCCCCGGCATCCCCGGGCTGAGCGAGAACATCACCGTGCGCTCGATCCTCGGGCGCTACCTCGAGCACTCCCGCATCTTCTCGTTCGTGAACGACGGCGACCCGCAGGTCTACATCGGCTCGGCCGACATGATGCACCGCAACCTCGACCGACGCGTCGAGGCGCTCGTGCGGCTGAACGACCCGGCGCACCTCGCCGAGATCGCCTCGCTGTTCGACCTCGCGATGGCCGAGACGACGAGTTCGTGGTGGCTCGACGGTTCGGGCGAATGGGTCCGGCATGCGACCGACGAAGCGGGCCACCCGCTCGACGACATGCAGAACCGGCTCATGCAGCAGATCGGCCAGCGCACCCGTTCGGGGCAGCGTCCACGATCGGGACCCAGGCGGTGA
- a CDS encoding NUDIX hydrolase has product MTTAIYAAGAVCWRLIDGKVHVLVIHRTVYGDVTIPKGKVDPGESLPQTAVREIEEETGLAVALGVPLGVSRYPLPSGREKIVHYWAAEVSDRAVQRSTFKPNAEVAALEWVTIKRARGYLSYEPDVEILDAFAKLLDQGVTSTFALAIVRHGKAVGRSSWPGDDATRPLTERGVEQAAGLVATLGAWAPKRIVSSPAVRCVTTVTPLAAATGIEIRRDAGLSQDAWEAGEAEVRRVVGKRVRAGKSAILCGHGPVLPEIMREVALATGTPLGSYVTDAAGLETGAFSVVHLSATSPGSGIIAIETHAPRA; this is encoded by the coding sequence GTGACGACGGCGATCTACGCCGCCGGGGCCGTCTGCTGGCGCCTCATCGACGGCAAGGTGCACGTGCTGGTCATCCACCGCACCGTCTACGGCGACGTCACGATCCCGAAGGGCAAGGTCGACCCCGGCGAGTCGCTGCCGCAGACCGCCGTGCGCGAGATCGAGGAGGAGACCGGACTCGCGGTCGCGCTCGGCGTGCCGCTCGGCGTCTCCCGGTACCCGCTGCCGAGCGGCCGCGAGAAGATCGTGCACTACTGGGCGGCCGAAGTGAGCGATCGAGCCGTGCAGCGCTCGACGTTCAAGCCGAACGCCGAGGTAGCTGCGCTCGAATGGGTCACCATCAAGCGTGCACGGGGCTATCTCAGCTACGAGCCCGACGTGGAGATCCTCGACGCCTTCGCGAAGCTCCTCGACCAGGGCGTCACCTCGACCTTCGCGCTCGCCATCGTGCGGCACGGAAAGGCGGTCGGCCGATCGAGCTGGCCGGGCGACGACGCCACTCGCCCGCTCACGGAACGCGGCGTCGAACAGGCTGCCGGCCTCGTCGCAACGCTCGGCGCTTGGGCGCCGAAGCGCATCGTCTCGAGTCCGGCGGTACGCTGCGTGACCACGGTCACCCCCCTCGCCGCAGCCACCGGCATCGAGATCAGGCGCGACGCCGGTCTCAGCCAGGACGCGTGGGAGGCCGGCGAAGCCGAGGTGCGGCGGGTCGTCGGCAAACGCGTGCGCGCGGGCAAGAGCGCGATCCTCTGCGGGCACGGTCCGGTGCTCCCCGAGATCATGCGCGAGGTCGCCCTCGCCACGGGCACACCGCTCGGCTCCTACGTGACGGATGCTGCGGGGCTCGAGACCGGTGCGTTCAGCGTCGTGCACCTCTCGGCGACGAGTCCGGGCTCGGGCATCATCGCGATCGAAACGCACGCGCCGCGCGCCTGA
- the pstC gene encoding phosphate ABC transporter permease subunit PstC, whose translation MSVTAPIKAKLRVGDLVFSRSAVFAGSMILVTLAAVAIFLIVQSLPAIAASNEDASILTTNFWDYVGPLLFGTIWAATLALIVALPISIGIALFISHYAPRRLASVLGYIVDLLAAVPSVVFGLWGIGVFAPALVTAYAWLNENLGWIPLFAGTPSATGRTILTAALVLAVMVLPIMTAICREVFLQTPVLHEEAALALGATRWEMIRTAVLPFGRPGIISASVLGLGRALGETMAVAMVLSASPVITFHLITSVNPNTTAANIALSFPEAYGLNVNVLIATGLILFIVTFAVNAFARWIVSRRKEFSGAN comes from the coding sequence ATGTCCGTAACGGCCCCGATCAAGGCGAAGCTCCGCGTCGGCGACCTCGTCTTCTCCCGCTCGGCGGTGTTCGCGGGATCCATGATCCTCGTGACGCTCGCGGCGGTGGCGATCTTCCTGATCGTGCAGAGCCTGCCCGCGATCGCGGCATCCAATGAGGATGCCTCGATCCTCACCACGAACTTCTGGGACTACGTCGGTCCGCTCCTGTTCGGCACCATCTGGGCCGCGACCCTCGCGCTCATCGTCGCGTTGCCGATCTCGATCGGCATCGCCCTGTTCATCTCCCACTACGCCCCGCGCCGGCTCGCCTCGGTGCTCGGCTACATCGTCGACCTGCTCGCAGCAGTGCCGTCGGTCGTCTTCGGCCTCTGGGGCATCGGGGTCTTCGCGCCGGCGCTCGTGACCGCCTACGCCTGGCTGAATGAGAACCTCGGCTGGATCCCGCTCTTCGCCGGCACCCCGTCGGCCACCGGCCGCACGATCCTCACCGCGGCGCTCGTGCTGGCCGTGATGGTGCTGCCGATCATGACGGCCATCTGCCGTGAGGTGTTCCTGCAGACTCCGGTGCTGCACGAAGAGGCGGCACTCGCGCTCGGCGCCACCCGCTGGGAGATGATCCGAACCGCGGTGCTGCCGTTCGGCCGCCCCGGCATCATCTCCGCCTCGGTACTCGGCCTCGGGCGAGCACTCGGCGAGACGATGGCCGTCGCGATGGTGCTTTCGGCGTCGCCCGTCATCACCTTCCACCTGATCACCTCGGTGAACCCGAACACGACCGCAGCGAACATCGCGCTCAGCTTTCCCGAGGCATACGGCCTCAACGTCAACGTGCTGATCGCCACCGGCCTCATCCTCTTCATCGTGACCTTCGCGGTCAACGCCTTCGCGCGCTGGATCGTCAGCCGTCGCAAGGAATTCTCGGGAGCGAACTGA
- the pstA gene encoding phosphate ABC transporter permease PstA — MTIQTKRPPEAATPIANSLTTGRLPNSAPWTILVAAVAVAAAVFGVVAIGSGSGFNWGGALVVGALLYVPSIWLFSSLVEGRRRAMDRLVTALVTGAFLLAMIPLVSLAVTVVSLGVARLDADFFSMSMRNVTGEGGGALHAIIGTLFITGAAAVISIPIGLMTSIYLVEYGRGKLARGITFLVDVMTGIPSIVAGLFAYSLFAIFFGPGTRTGIAGAVALSLLMIPVVVRSSEEMLRLVPNELREAAFALGVPKWLTIVKVVLPTSIAGITTGIMLSVARVIGETAPLLIAAGFTASVNYNLFDGRMQSLPVYVYTQYMNQGIPPEAFIDRAWAAALTLILIVMALNLVARLVARFFAPKFGR, encoded by the coding sequence ATGACCATCCAGACCAAGCGGCCGCCCGAGGCCGCCACACCGATCGCCAACTCGCTCACCACGGGCCGCCTCCCGAACTCAGCGCCGTGGACGATCCTCGTCGCCGCCGTCGCGGTCGCCGCAGCGGTGTTCGGCGTCGTCGCGATCGGCTCCGGCTCCGGCTTCAACTGGGGCGGCGCCCTCGTCGTCGGTGCGCTGCTCTACGTTCCCTCGATCTGGTTGTTCTCGAGCCTGGTCGAGGGCCGGCGCCGTGCGATGGACCGACTGGTCACCGCACTCGTGACCGGTGCGTTCCTGCTCGCCATGATTCCGCTCGTCTCGCTCGCCGTCACCGTCGTGAGCCTCGGCGTCGCCCGCCTCGATGCCGACTTCTTCTCGATGTCGATGCGCAACGTCACCGGCGAGGGCGGCGGGGCGCTGCACGCGATCATCGGCACGCTGTTCATCACCGGCGCTGCGGCGGTCATCTCGATCCCGATCGGGCTCATGACCTCGATCTACCTCGTCGAGTACGGGCGCGGCAAGCTCGCCCGCGGCATCACCTTCCTCGTCGACGTCATGACCGGCATCCCCTCGATCGTGGCGGGACTCTTCGCCTACTCGCTCTTCGCGATCTTCTTCGGCCCAGGCACGCGCACCGGCATCGCGGGCGCCGTCGCCCTCTCGCTGCTCATGATCCCCGTGGTGGTGCGCTCGAGCGAAGAGATGCTGCGACTCGTGCCGAACGAACTGCGCGAAGCCGCGTTCGCCCTCGGAGTGCCGAAGTGGCTGACGATCGTCAAGGTCGTGCTGCCCACCTCGATCGCGGGCATCACGACCGGCATCATGCTCTCGGTCGCCCGCGTCATCGGCGAGACCGCCCCGCTGCTGATCGCGGCGGGGTTCACGGCGAGCGTGAATTACAACCTCTTCGACGGCCGAATGCAGTCGCTGCCCGTGTACGTCTACACGCAGTACATGAACCAGGGCATCCCCCCGGAGGCGTTCATCGATCGCGCGTGGGCCGCCGCGCTCACCCTGATCCTCATCGTCATGGCGCTGAACCTCGTCGCGAGGCTCGTCGCCCGATTCTTCGCGCCGAAGTTCGGCCGCTGA
- the pstB gene encoding phosphate ABC transporter ATP-binding protein PstB yields MSKRIEVRDLNVYYSKFLAVEGVNLAIEPRSVTAFIGPSGCGKSTFLRTLNRMHEVIPGARVEGEVLIDGNNLYDPDVDPVLVRRQVGMVFQRPNPFPTMSIKENVLAGVKLNNKRISKSDADDLVEKSLSGANLWNEVKDRLDRPGSGLSGGQQQRLCIARAIAVSPEVILMDEPCSALDPISTLAIEDLIEDLKQQYTIVIVTHNMQQASRVSDRTAFFNIAGTGKPGNLIEYADTTTIFSNPSVQATEDYVSGRFG; encoded by the coding sequence GTGTCCAAGCGCATCGAGGTCCGCGACCTCAACGTCTACTACTCGAAGTTCCTCGCCGTCGAGGGTGTGAACCTCGCGATCGAGCCCCGCAGCGTCACCGCCTTCATCGGCCCGTCGGGCTGCGGAAAGTCCACGTTCCTCCGCACGCTGAACCGCATGCACGAGGTCATCCCGGGCGCCCGAGTCGAGGGCGAGGTGCTGATCGACGGCAACAATCTCTACGACCCCGATGTCGACCCGGTGCTCGTGCGACGCCAGGTGGGCATGGTCTTCCAGCGACCGAACCCGTTCCCGACGATGTCGATCAAAGAGAACGTGCTCGCGGGTGTGAAGCTGAACAACAAGCGGATCTCGAAGTCCGACGCCGACGACCTCGTCGAGAAGTCGCTCAGCGGCGCGAACCTCTGGAACGAGGTCAAGGACCGGCTCGACCGCCCCGGTTCCGGGCTCTCGGGCGGTCAGCAGCAGCGTCTCTGCATCGCGCGCGCGATCGCCGTCTCCCCCGAGGTCATCCTGATGGACGAGCCCTGCTCGGCGCTCGACCCCATCTCGACGCTCGCCATCGAGGACCTCATCGAGGATCTGAAGCAGCAGTACACGATCGTGATCGTGACGCACAACATGCAACAGGCCTCGCGGGTCAGCGACCGGACCGCGTTCTTCAACATCGCCGGCACCGGCAAGCCCGGCAACCTCATCGAGTACGCCGACACCACGACGATCTTCTCGAACCCGTCGGTGCAGGCGACCGAAGACTACGTCTCGGGCCGATTCGGCTGA
- a CDS encoding FABP family protein, with product MIDLPVGLPAELVPLSWLLGVWEGSGVIDYKVGEESVTHEFGQRVSFSHDGLPHLNYTSYTWLFPAEEGGDPTPLVTETGYWRLARELGDGDHGPGMMPPVGESRYGDAESVETLRNAEGGFDLEVSLVHPGGVSELYLGQVAGPRIDLATDAVMRGSGAKEYAAATRLYGLVDGHLLWAWDIAALGQDLRTHASARLAKVE from the coding sequence ATGATCGATCTGCCCGTCGGTCTCCCGGCAGAACTCGTGCCGCTCTCCTGGCTCCTCGGCGTCTGGGAGGGGTCGGGCGTCATCGACTACAAGGTGGGCGAGGAGTCGGTCACGCACGAGTTCGGCCAGCGTGTCAGCTTCAGCCACGACGGGCTGCCGCACCTGAACTACACCTCGTACACGTGGCTGTTCCCCGCCGAGGAGGGCGGCGATCCGACGCCGCTCGTCACCGAGACCGGCTATTGGCGACTCGCTCGCGAACTCGGCGACGGCGACCACGGCCCCGGCATGATGCCGCCGGTCGGTGAATCGCGATACGGCGACGCCGAATCGGTCGAGACGCTGCGCAACGCCGAGGGTGGTTTCGACCTCGAGGTCTCGCTCGTGCACCCGGGTGGCGTCAGCGAGCTCTATCTCGGGCAGGTCGCGGGGCCGAGGATCGATCTCGCCACCGATGCCGTCATGCGCGGGAGCGGCGCGAAGGAGTACGCCGCGGCGACCCGGCTCTACGGACTCGTCGACGGACACCTGCTCTGGGCATGGGACATCGCGGCGCTCGGCCAAGACCTGCGCACCCACGCCTCGGCTCGACTGGCGAAGGTCGAGTGA
- a CDS encoding response regulator transcription factor, translating into MAQLLILSPAADDEVLPALSLLTHRTRIIPASPEQLVRAPESDLVLLDARTNLSGAKALAQILRTTGLSVPLVLIMTEGGLAAVTPDWGVDDVVLEHAGPAELDARIRLAIGRSQSSQPSERIQTSGVVIDEANYSAKVHGRTLDLTYKEFELLRFLAAHPSRVFTREQLLSEVWGYDYFGGTRTVDVHVRRLRAKLGDLDSLIGTVRNVGYRFNVHEDDEEAPVPSR; encoded by the coding sequence ATGGCGCAGCTGCTGATCCTGTCACCGGCAGCCGACGACGAAGTCCTTCCGGCGCTGTCGCTCCTGACTCACCGAACGCGGATCATCCCCGCTTCGCCTGAGCAGCTGGTCAGAGCGCCGGAGTCCGACCTCGTCCTCCTCGACGCCCGCACGAATCTCTCCGGCGCCAAGGCGCTCGCCCAGATCCTCCGCACCACAGGGCTCTCCGTGCCGCTCGTGCTGATCATGACCGAGGGCGGGCTCGCCGCCGTCACGCCCGACTGGGGCGTCGACGACGTCGTGCTCGAGCACGCGGGTCCCGCGGAGCTCGACGCGCGCATCCGGCTCGCCATCGGCCGATCGCAATCGTCGCAGCCGAGTGAGCGCATCCAGACCTCCGGCGTCGTGATCGACGAGGCGAACTACTCGGCGAAGGTGCACGGGCGCACCCTCGACCTCACGTACAAGGAGTTCGAGCTGCTCCGATTCCTCGCTGCGCATCCGTCGCGCGTGTTCACTCGCGAGCAACTGCTCAGCGAGGTCTGGGGCTATGACTACTTCGGCGGCACCCGCACGGTCGACGTGCACGTGCGGCGGTTGCGGGCCAAGCTCGGCGACCTCGACAGCCTCATCGGCACGGTGCGCAACGTCGGCTATCGCTTCAACGTGCACGAAGACGACGAAGAAGCACCCGTCCCCTCGCGTTGA